From the Equus przewalskii isolate Varuska chromosome 19, EquPr2, whole genome shotgun sequence genome, one window contains:
- the LOC103564540 gene encoding zinc finger protein 469-like, with product MKEKACDRLRTAAAGHSPEPRGGGAGGGGQPPTPPAGRLDVRTGQAPAAAASRPEDRRGRVRGSEVAAEGPLRARTTGSAPTAGKDGSAEGPRQPGPQPQTRAGAAAAGRDCASVTSRRRGRDFRTARAQPRPAPAPPRATRAGHARLRGEMSDFIQSGHWK from the exons ATGAAGGAAAAAGCCTGCGACCGACTGAGGACAGCGGCAGCAGGACACTCACCAGAGCCCAGGGGAGGCGGCGCTGGGGGCGGCGGGCAGCCTCCGACGCCGCCGGCCGGCCGTCTGGACGTGCGCACGGGCCAAGCCCCAGCGGCAGCAGCCAGCCGACCAGAAGACCGGAGGGGACGCGTCAGGGGCTCTGAAGTAGCGGCCGAGGGGCCGTTGCGGGCGAGGACAACAGGAAGCGCCCCAACTGCCGGAAAAGACGGCAGCGCGGAGGGGCCAAGGCAGCCGGGTCCCCAACCGCAGACACGAGCTGGCGCGGCGGCCGCAGGCCGAGACTGCGCAAGCGTGACTTCCCGGCGACGCGGCAGGGATTTCAGGACTGCGCGtgcgcagccccgccccgcccccgccccgccccgcgctaCCCGAGCAGGACACGCCCGGCTGAGGGGAGAGATGTCAG ATTTCATCCAAAGTGGTCACTGGAAATGA